The Microbacterium limosum sequence CTCGACTTCTCCCTCCGTCGAGAGGAGGGAGAGTGGGTGGTCGAGGACAACCTCGGCCGGCTCGAGGTGACGACGACCCTCGGCGACACCCTGCGGGTCGGGGACGCCGACGTGCCGGCCGGCTCCGTCGGCCTGCTCCCGGCCGGGTACACCGTCTCGCCCGCTCCGGGTGAGGTGCTGGAGGGCTCGCAGGACGTGTCCATCGGCAGCGGGCAGACCGTGGCCGTCGAGATCGCCGCCCGCCTGCGGGACGACGCGGCCGCTCGGGCGCAGCCGCTCCTCGACGCGTACACGGCCTCGTGCACGACGACCGCCGACGCCGTTCCCGCGGCCTGCGGGCTGCGCATCCCGTGGGCGGCAGACCTCGCCACCGCCGACCGGTTCGTCTACCGGGTCGAGCGGATGCCGCAGCTGACGTTCGAGGGTGCGGGGCTCTTCGCCGCCGTCGGCGGCGGCTACGTCGTGACGGTCTCCGGCACCACGCGCGAGGGCGCGGCGGCCACGGTCACCTTCCGCGACGACGACTGGACGCTGCGGGGCTCCTACGACCTCGGCGGCGGCGAACTGGCGCTGCGACCGTTCTGACTCAGAACTGGATGCGGGGGGGCTCCGAGATCGCGGCGCCGTTCTCGACCTCGAAGAACTCGCGCTCGCGGAAGCCGAGCCGCCTCGCGAAAAGGGCGCTGGGGAAGACCTTGATCTTCGTGTTGAGCTCGCGGACCCCGCCGTTGTAGAACCGCCGGGACGCCTGGACCTTGTCCTCGGTGTCGACCACGGCGTGCTGCAGCTGGAGGTAGTTCTGGCTCGCCTGCAGCTGCGGGTACGCCTCCGCGACGGCGAACAGCGACTTCAGCGCGCGCTGCATATGGCCTTCCGCGATGCCCGACTGCGCGGGGCCCTCGGCCGCGAGCGTCTCGGCGCGCGCCTGCGTGACGCTCTCGAACACGCCGCGTTCGTGCGCCGCGTAGCCCTTCACCGTCTCGATGAGGCTCGGCAGCAGATCGGCGCGCCTCTTCAGCTGCACCGTGATGTCACTCCATGCCTCGTCGACGCGCGCGCTCAGCGCCACGAGCGAGTTGTAGGTGGCCCAGAGATAGATGCCGATGATGACGACGAGCGCCACGACGATCAGAATCGGGACGAGCCATTCCCACATGAGTGTCTCCTGCGCGTGCGGACGTAAACCCCTCCATCGTAGTCGCGCGGGTCCCGCGCGACCTGGGACGCCGGTGGGTATCCCCGCGTGCGCTCCGCGTCGCCGGCCCGGTGGGCTACAGTGGAGGGCGCAAGGGGAGTATTCCCGATCGCGGCGGACCCGTCACTACGGACTCGATGTCGAGTCCCGGCCCGCCGGCCCCCCGGGGTGGAAGAGACCTTGACGAGAACCGTCATCGTCTTTTGGAGTACCCGTGAACGTCACGCCCCTTGTCTGGATCATCACGATCGCCGTCACGATCGCCTTCTTCGTCTACGAGTTCTTCGCGCACGTGCGAAAGCCCCACGAGCCCACGATCGGCGAGTCCGCCCGATGGTCGGCCTTCTACATCGCCCTCGCTCTTCTGTTCGGCGTGGGCATCGGCGTCGTCTCGGGCTGGGACTTCGGCGGCGAGTACTTCGCGGGCTATCTCACCGAGAAGGCGCTCTCGATCGACAACCTGTTCGTCTTCCTCCTGGTCATGGCCGGCTTCGCCGTCCCCAAGGCCTACCAGCAGAAGGTGCTGATGATCGGGATCGTGATCGCGCTCATCCTGCGCGGCGCGTTCATCGCGGTCGGCGCGACGCTCATCGAGAACTTCTCCTGGATCTTCTACCTCTTCGGCGCGCTCCTGCTCTTCCTGGCCTGGAGGCAGGCGTTCTCCGACCACGAGGACAACCCCGTCGACGGCCGGTTCATGCGCTTCGTCAGGCGCCACCTGCGCGTCACCGACGAGTACCGCGGCGACCGCCTGACGGTCCGCGAGGGCGGCGTGCTCTTCGTCACCCCGATGATGCTCACGATCATCGCGATCGGCTTCGTCGACCTCATCTTCGCCGTCGACTCCATCCCCGCCATCTACGGACTGACGAACGAGGCGTACATCGTCTTCACCGCGAACGCCTTCGCGCTGATGGGGCTGCGTCAGCTGTTCTTCCTCATCGGCGGACTGCTCGAGCGCCTCGTGTACCTCGCGCAGGGTCTCGCCGTCATCCTCGCCTTCATCGGCGTAAAGCTCGTCTTCCACGCGCTCCACGTCAACGAGCTGCCGTTCGTCAACGGCGGGCGGGCCGTGGAGTGGGCGCCGGAGATCCCGATCTGGTTCTCGCTCCTGTTCATCGGTGCGACGATCGCGGTGGCCACGGCCGCCAGCCTCATCAAGACCCGTCGCGACGCGCGCGGGCTCGATGCCCGGGTCGAGGAGGTGCGCGGCGAGGGCGTCGAGGGAGAGATCCGCTACGACGACGAGGCCGCGCGAGCGACCGATCGCGGTCGCTCGACCGACTGAGCACCGCGCCGCTCCCCCACGCACGATGAACGCCCCTCGCCCGTTGGACGAGGGGCGTTCATCGTGCGGGCCCGAAGTGGCGGCGGGCGGCCGGCTCACGGGCGGGGACGCCGGTTCCTGCGTACCCCCGGTGGGACTCGAACCCACACTGAAGCGATTTTAAGTCGCCTGCCTCTGCCATTGGGCTACGGGGGCATCGCCGCGGGGCGACGGCTCCAGTATCCCGGACGCCGAGCGTCTCAGCGGGATGCGGCCGCCTTCGCCGCGTCCACGGCCTCGGGCTTGTCGGCCTCCTTGCCCGCACCGCGCGGCTCGGCGGGCGGCGTGACGGGCGGCTGCGCGGGCCGCGGACGGGCCGCGAACTCCTCGAACACGTACCGCGGGTTCTGCACCGTCTGCAGGTTGACGAGGTCGCGGCCGAGCAGCAGGTTGTTGCACCAGCCCCCGATCACGCGCAGCTTGCGCTCCCACGTCGGCATCGCGAGCCCGTGGTAGCCGCGGTGGGCGAGCCACGCGAGGGGGCCGGTGAAGCCGATCTTGCCCTTCTGGAACGCACCCCGGCCGAGCCCCAGGCCGGCCACCGCGCCGAGATTCTTGTGCACGTAGTCGCGCGGGGCCTCCCCGCGGAGCACGGCGGTGATGTTCTTGGCCAGCAGCTTTCCCTGACGCACGGCGTGCTGCGCGTTGGGGACGCAGAAGCCACCCACGCCGCCGCCGGTGAGGTCGGGCACGGCCGAGACGTCGCCCGCCGCCCATGCTCCCTCGACGATCTCCTCGTCGGTGCCCACGCGCAGGTCGGGACGGGTGACGATGCGTCCCCGCTCCTCGACCGGGAGGTCGCTGCCGCGCACCACCTGCGGGTTGGCCATGACGCCCGCCGTCCAGATGATGAGGTCGGTGGGGATGACGTCGCCCGTGGAGAGCTCGACGTTGCCGTCGACGGCACCCTTGACCTGCGTGTCGAGGTGCACGAAGGCACCGCGCTGGGCCAGCTCGGCGAGCACCTTCTCGCTCGTGGCGAGCGAGACCTCGGGCATGATGCGGCCCATGGCCTCGATGAGGTGGAAGTGCGTGTCGTCGAACGTCAGCTGGGGGTAGGCCCCGAGAAGCGCCGACGCGAGGGAGCGGAGCTCGGCGAAGACCTCGATGCCGGCGAATCCGCCGCCGACCACCACGACCGTCAGGAGACGGTCGCGCTCGGGGCCGGGGGGCAGCAACGCGGCCTTGTCGAAGTTCGACATCAGGCGGTCGCGGATCGCCACGGCCTCCTCGATCGACTTGAGGCCGATCGCGTTGTCGGCGATGCCGGGGATCGGGAAAGTACGCGAGACGGCACCGGCCGTCACGACGATCTGGTCGTACTCCTGCTGCCACGGCTCGCCCACGGGCGGCGTGATCGTGGCGAGCTTGTGGGCGTGGTCGATGCCCGTGACCTTCGCGGTGATGACCGTCGAGCGCTTCAGGTGGCGACGGAGGGCGACGACGGAGTGCCGAGCCTCGATCGAGCCGGCCGCGACCTCGGGGAGGAAGGGCTGGTAGGTCATGTAGGGCAACGGGTCGACGACCGTGATCTCGGCCTCGCCCTTGCGGAGCGTCTTCTCGAGCTTCCACGCCGTGTAGAAGCCGGCGTAGCCGCCTCCGACCACGAGGATCTTGGGGACGGCGGGCGCGCTGGTGGCAGTGCTGTTGACAGAGCTGGTCACGATGGGGGGGTAACTCCTCAGAGGATCACGGAGTCGAGCGCGGCTGTGTGCGCGCCGATCGGATGCGTCGGACAGCTGCGGTGACGCCGAGCGCGACCAGGATACCAGCCACGGTCCCCGCCACGAGCGGAAGCGTGCCGTACCGAAGGCTATCCGCCGACGGCAGCAGCGCCGAGGCTCGCTCGCTGGGCGGATCGGCGGGGGGCAGCGGCGGGATCTCGGCGGCGGATTCGTCCGTCTGTTCGGGCTGCGGGTCGACGTCGGCGCGCCGGTACAGGCGGATCCATTCGGCGAGGTCGCCCATGGGGTTCGCGCTCACCGGCGCCACCTCGGCCTCCACCGCGGCCTGGGCGTTGACGATCCCGTATCCGTAGAGCGGATCGGGCCGCGCCGAGGCCGCCGGCGCCGGCGTCGCGGTCTGGACGAGGCGATTGACGACGCCCGCGAGGTCGAGCCGGGGATGCGCGGCGCGCACGAGGGCGGCGACCCCGGCGACGATGGGGGCGGCCCCGCTGGTACCGCTCCAGCGCACGATGCGGCCGTCCGCGGACACGCCCAGCAGCTCCTCGCTGGGCGCCGAGACGCCGATCGTGATGCCCTGGGTGGATGCCTCGACGCTCGCGGCACCGGACGGGTCGACACCGCCGACCGTGAGCACGCCGGGGATCGTGGCCGGCGCCCCCACGAGCGTGGTGCCGCTGCCCCGGTTGCCCGCCGCGACGACGATCACGACGTCGTTGTCGAAGGCGTACTGGAAGGCCTCGTCCCACAGGGGGTCCCAGTCGAGGGTGTTCGTCGTGAACGAGAGGTTGATGACCGTGGCGCCCTGGTCGACCGCCCACGTGATCGCGGTCGCGACCTGCTCCACGAAGGGCACCCGGCCGGCCTGCCCGAACCCGAGCGAGATCGAGAGCAGGGACGCCTCGGGGGCCACTCCGATCATCCCGGTGCCGTCGCCCGTGCCGCGACCCGCCGCGAGCGAGGCCACCCACGAGCCGTGGTTGGCATCGACGGCCCCGACCGGGGTGCGGCCGTCGGAACTGCCGGAGCCGGAGACATCCGTTCCGCCCACGACGGCGCCGGCGAACTCGGGCGGTCCTGCGCCGATCCCGGTGTCGATGATCGCGATCGTCTGACCCGCGCCCCGCGTCGTCTGCCACGCCGCACGGATGCCGAGGGAGTCGAGCCAGTACTCGGCCTGGCGGATGGGGTCCGCGGGATCGTCGGGGAAGGCCGGCGCCGCGGTCGTCGGGACGAGGGCGGCGGCGGTCGCGGCGGCGGGGGCCGCCGGTGCGAGGGCGAGCGCCAGGGCCACCAAGGCGGCGAACGACGCGCGCGCGACCCTCATCCGCGGGGTCCGGGCTCGGCGCACACGCAGAGCTCGGGGCTCCACCGCGAGCGGGCCAGGGCGAGGTCGCCGATCGGGTTGACCCCCGGTCCGGCCGCCAGGGCGTGGCCGGCGAGCGCGTGCAGGCACTTCACCCGGGTGGGCATGCCCCCGGCCGAGATCCCGGCGACCTCGGGCACGTCGCCGTAGGGCGCGCGGTCGTCGAGGTACGCGCGGTGGGCGGCGGCGTACGCCGCCCGCATGTCGTCGTCGGCATCGAGATCGTCCTGCAGCTGGGCCATGACGTGCGTGGCCTCGAGCTCGCTCATCGCCGCCGTCGCACCGGGGTGCGTGAGGTAGTAGAACGTGGGGAACGGCGTGCCGTCGGGGAGCCGGGGCGCGGTCGCCACGACGGTGGGGTTGCCGCACGCGCACCGCGCCGCGATGCCGATCACTCCGCGAGCCGGCCTGCCCAGCTGCGCGCGCACGACGGCGAGTTCGGCCTCGGTCGGCGGATCGTAGGGCGGGGTGCTCACCCTTCCAGGCTAACGCCGACGCGGCCCGCGCCGACGCCGGCGCCGCTCAGCCCGCGGGGGTGCCGCCCTCGCGGGGAGCCGAATGCGTCTGGCGCACCGTCGCCGACAGCCCCGCCTGCGTGACCGAGCCCAGCAGCTGCGTCATCCAGTCGGTACGGGTTTCGGTGACCTCCGCGCTGACCGGGGTCTCCTCTGCCGGCAGCAGCGAGGCATCGAGATCGTTGAGGACGAGGTAGACGACCTCCCCCGGGCGCGTGTAGTACAGCCGCTCCCGCGCCTGCGTCGTGATGTAGGCGGGATCGCCCCACCGCTCCTGCTGCGCCTCGAGCTCGGCCACGTCGGCCTCGGCCGCCGTCACGGATGCCTCGAGCGCGGCGATGTTCTGGCGCTGCTGCACGAAGGTGCCCACGGTGGGCACGAGGACGAAGGCGGCGAGGACGACGAGCCCCATCATCACGACCATGAAGCCCGACAGCCGGATGCCGCCCAGCCAGCCGCGCACGTCGACCTGGCGCCGAGGCGCCCGGCCCTCGTCCCGGCGTGCGCCGCGGCGACGTGCCGCCCGGGGCGCACCGGCGGGGCCGGCGGCATCCGGTGTGCGCGGCGCTGCTCCCGGGACGGGTCCCCCGAAAAGCCCGGAGGGGGGAGCCGGCCGTTTCGCCATGACTCCCCCCTCCGGTTCCGTGTGTGCGGTGCTCAGCCCTTGTAGCGCGGGAAGGCGCGGCGACCGGCGAACTCCGCGGCCTCGCCCAGCTCCTCCTCGATGCGCAGAAGCTGATTGTATTTCGCGACGCGCTCGCTGCGTGCGGGCGCGCCGGTCTTGATCTGACCCGCGTTGGTCGCCACGGCGAGGTCGGCGATCGTGGTGTCCTCGGTCTCGCCGGAGCGGTGCGACAGCATCGAGCGATAGCCGTTCTGCGTGGCGAGGGCGATCGCGTCGAGCGTCTCGGAGAGGGTGCCGATCTGGTTGACCTTGACCAGCAGGGCGTTGGCGACGCCCAGGTCGAGGCCGCGCTGCAGACGATCGGGGTTGGTGACGAACAGGTCGTCCCCGACCAGCTGCACCTTCGAGCCGATCGCGTCGGTGAGCGACTTCCACGCGTCCCAGTCGTCTTCGGCGAGGGCGTCCTCGATCGTGACGATCGGGTAGTTCGCGACGAGGTCGGCGAAGTAGTCCGTGAGCTGGTCGGCCGACCATGCCTTGCCCTCGACGGTGTACACGCCGTCCGAGAAGAACTCGGTCGCCGCGACGTCGAGCCCGACCGCGATGTCCTGACCGGGAGTGAAGCCCGCCTTCTCGATCGCCTTCATGAGGAAGTCCAGGCCCTCGCGGTTGCTCGGCAGGTCGGGGGCGAAGCCGCCCTCGTCGCCGAGGCCGGTGGAGAATCCCGCGGCCTTCAGCTCGCCCTTGAGCACGTGGTACACCTCGGTGCCCCAGCGCAGCGACTCCGCGTACGTGTCGGCGCCGATCGGCGCGAGGAAGTACTCCTGGAAGTCGATGCCGTTGTCAGCGTGCTCGCCGCCGTTGATGACGTTGAACAGCGGGACGGGCAGCAGGTGGGCGTTCGGGCCGCCGAGGTAGCGGAACAGGGGCAGGTCGGCCGAGTCGGCGGCGGCCTTGGCCACGGCCAGACTCACGCCGAGGATGGCGTTCGCTCCCGCGCGCTGCTTGTTCTCCGTGCCGTCTGTGGCGATGAGGATCTCGTCGATGACGCGCTGCTCGCTGGCGTCGATGCCCTCGATCGCGGGGCCGAGCTCGTCGATGACGGCCGCGACGGCCTTCTGCACGCCCTTGCCGCCGTAGCGCTTCTTGTCGCCGTCGCGCAGCTCGTACGCCTCGAACGCGCCGGTCGATGCGCCCGAGGGGACGGCGGCGCGCTGGACGATGCCGTCGTCGAGGAGCACCTCCACTTCCACCGTCGGGTTTCCGCGCGAGTCGAGAATCTCGCGGGCGCCTACTGCCTCGATGAGTGCCACGTTGGTTGCTCCTTGGTCGTGGACTGAAGGTGGATGGGAGCGTCGTCGATCCGCGGGCCAGTCTAGCGAGCGCGGATGCCGCGGCCACAGGCCCCGGGCGGCGCGTCAGCCCAGCGGCTTGAGCTCGAGCGTCTCTCGCGTGGTCGCGGTCGAGACCGTCGCGAACGACGCGTATCCGTCGGCGGCCGCGCGCTCCAGGAGCGCCCGCAGGTTCTTCGTCCGCTGCTCGAGCCGCACCCTGGCCCCCTCGGCCACGAGAGCGGCCTTGAGGCCGAGCAGCTGCGGAAGCGGCACGTCGCGGTCGTGGACGAGCACGACGGCGGGCACCGCGGCATCCTCCCCCGCCTCGACGAGGTCGACGATGCGCTCGAAGCCGATCGAGAACCCGACGGCGGGGACGTCGGTGCCGAGGAACCGCCCGATCATGCCGTCGTACCGGCCGCCGCCGCCGAGCGAATAGGCGACGGAGGGGTGCGCCAGCTCGAAGATGGTGCCGGTGTAGTAGCCCATCCCGCGCACGAGGAACGGATCGAAGACGAGCGGCACGGCGCCCTCGTCGCCGAGCGAGCGCGCCTCGGCGACGGCGATGCCGAGCGCCACGAGGTGCGCGACCACGTCGTCCGCAATCCCCTCGGGCAGCTCCCGCCGGATGTGCTCCTCTCCGAAGGGACCCGCCGCGGCGCGCGGACGGCGCAGGAACGCCGCGAACGCGTCGACGGCCGACGCGCTCACACCGCGCTCGCGCAGCTCCGCCGCGACGCCCTCGGGCCCCACCTTGTCGAGCTTGTCGATCGTGATCAGCACGCCGGGACGCTCCTCGGGCGTGAACCCGAAGGCGCCGAGCATGGCATCCAGTGCGCGCCGGTCGTTGATGCGCACCGTGGCGCCCTCGAGCCCCAGGGCCGCGAGCGTGTCGAGCGTCGCCGCGATCAGCTCCGCCTCCGCGCGCGCCGAGGCATCCCCGATGATGTCGATGTCGCACTGCACGAACTGGCGGTAGCGACCCTTCTGAGGCCGCTCGGCGCGCCACACCGGAGCGATCTGGATCGCGCGGAACACGCCGGGCAGCTCGCCGCGGTGACTCGCATAGAAGCGCGCGAGGGGCACCGTGAGGTCGTAGCGCAGGCCGAGATCGGCGAGCGCCGCGGGGTCCTCGGCGGCGGCGCGGATGCCGTCGGCGTCGAGCCCGCGGCGCAGCACGCTGAACGAGATCTTCTCGTTGTCGCCGCCGATGCCCGCGTGCAGCCGGTCGTAGTCCTCGACCACGGGCGTCTCGATCTCGTCGAACCCGTGCGCGCGGTAGCGGTCGCGGATGATCGCGAGGACGCGCTCGCGGCGGGCCTTGTCGGCGGGGAGGAAGTCGCGCATGCCGCGCGGCGGATTCACGGGGGGCACTCCCCCATCCTCCCATCCGCGGCGGGCGACGCCCGCGTCAGTCGGTCTCGACCTCGCGGACCTCGTCCGCGAGGGAGCGCAGCCGCGAGCGCAGGGCCGCCTCCGCATCCCAGCCCTGCCGACGTGCCGCCGCGACGAGGGCCAGCAGCGCCTCGCCGAGCTCGGCCTCGGTGGCCGGGGCATCCGCCGCGGGGTCGACCCGCACCCCGACGCCCTCGGCCTTGCCGAGGACCTTCTGGGCGAGGGCCAGGGCGGGCATGCCGGGGGCGACGCCCTCGAGCACGCTGCGACGGTCGCGCTTCTCCGCCGCCTTCGCTGCGTTCCACAGCTCGATCACCTGCTCGGGCGTGTCGGCGCGGGCGTCGGCGAAGACGTGCGGATGCCGGCGCACCATCTTGCGCGTCAGCCCGTCGGCGACGTCGGCGATGTCGAACGGATCTCCGGCATCGCGGGACGCGATCTCGGCGTGGAACAGCACCTGCCAGAGCACGTCGCCGAGCTCCTCGCGCAGCTCGGACCGCGAACCCCGCTCGACGGCGTCGATCAGCTCGGCGCTCTCCTCAACGAGATAGGGGACGAGGTCCTCATGCGTGATGCGCTGCGACCACACGCAGTCCTCGCGAACGCGGCGCATCGCCTCGGCCGCCTCGGCGAGGGCACGCGCGCGGCGCGCGGCCGCGGCATCCCCCGCCCCTTGCGTGCTCATGCGAGCTGGCCCCGGTCGGGCGAGGACGGCGAGGGCACCTCGACCTCGTCGGCGTCGATGTCGCGGACGCGCCGGAAGTGCCGCGCGCGCATCGCCACGAGCACCGCGGCGATGACCAGCGAGATCACCGAACCGGCGAGCACGCCGAGCGTCGCCTGATCGCGGATCTCGGGAAGGTCGGAGAAGGCGAGCTCGGACAGCAGCAGCGAAACGGTGAACCCGATGCCGCCGAGCGCGCCGGCGGCGAGCAGGTCGGCGAACGAGAGGTGCGGAGCGCGACCCCGGGCGCCGATGCGCAGGGCGATCCACCCGAAGAGGGAGATGCCGATGATCTTGCCGACCGGGAGGGCGACCAGGACGCCCCAGAAGGCGGGCGACAGCTCGGTCGGCGAGACCGCTGGGATGACGACGAGCGCCGCCGAGAACGCGAACAGGGGCAGGACGAGTCCGTTGACCCACGGCTCCAGCGCGTGGCGCACCTGAAGGGCGGGTCGCTGGTACATCGCCAGGCCCAGCGCCACGCCCGCGATCGTGGCGTGGACGCCCGAGAGGTAGGTGAGCGCCCAGGCGATGACCGCGAGCACGACGAGCAGGACGCCGACCCCCGCCTTCGCGCGCGAGTCGAGGAACCGGCTGAGGACTCCGAACGCGATGACGGCGAGCGCCGCGAGAGCCAGGAGCCCGATGTTGACGTCGGTCGTGAACAGGACCGCGATGAAGATGATGCCGACGATGTCGTCGAGGATCGCGAGGGCGAGGAGGAAGATGCGGATGCCGGAGGGCAGCCCCTTACCGAAGACCGCCAGCACGCCGAGGGCGAAGGCGATGTCGGTCGCCGTGGGGATCGGCCACCCGCCCGCGGCGGGGCTGCCCGCGGCGAACACGAGGAAGACGGCGATCGGCACGATGACGCCGCCCGCGGCCGCGATGGCCGGCTGCAGGGCCTTGCGGGCGGAGTTCAGCTCGCCGTTGGTCAGTTCGAACTGCAGCTCGACCGCCACGACGAAGAAGAAGATCGCGAGGAGCCCGTCCTTGATCCAGTGCGCGATGCTCAGTTCGAAGACGCCGGGGATGCCGAGGTAGACGTGCATGAAGTCATCGAGGGCGGGACCCGCCGCCGTATTGGCGATGATGAGGGCGGCCGCGGCGGCGACGAGGAGGATGATCGCCGGGAAGCGGGCGGAGCGAAGCAGGGACACACGTGTCCTTTCGGTCGGGGGTCACGGGTCATCGTGACGGTCGGGGGCGCAGATGGCGCGCACGACGCACCACCGCCGACCAGACTTCCCGGCACTCCTTCACCCAGTCTATCGGTGCCGTGTCGGAGCACCGCGGGTTCCGCTGAGAGGCGCTGCGCGGCGAGCTGCGCGGGGACCGGAGTGGGTCGCGAAGCGGCGCGCTGGGTGACGCCGTGGGTGACGGAGCGAGACACGGCGCCCGCTACCGTTGGAGGTATGTCTTCACCCACCACCGAGGCGATCGATCTCGTCGGCCGGTTCGATGCCGGCCAGGAGCTGCCCGAGCAGATGCGGGCCGACGTCCGCCTGCTCGGCTCCCTCCTGGGGCAGGTGCTGCGCGAGAGCGGCAGCGCCGGCCTCTACGAGGACGTCGAGCGCCTGCGCACCGCCACGATCCAGGCCTACACCGACCCCTCGCCGGAGGCCTTCGAACGGGCCGCGGCGATCGTGGAGGAGTTCTCGATCGAGCGCGCCGACGAGGTCGCCCGTGCCTTCACGTGCTACTTCCACCTCGTCAACCTCGCCGAGGAGCACCAGCGCGTGCGCGTGCTGCGCGAGCGCGACGGACGCCCCGAGAAGGACGCCGCGACGGACTCGGTCGCGGCGGCCTTCGTGCGCCTGGCCGAGGAGGTGGGCGATGAGACCGCGCTCGCGCGGCTGAAGGCACTGCGCTTCCACCCCGTCTTCACGGCGCACCCCACCGAGGCGCGACGGCGGGCGATCTCGACGAGCGTGCGCCGCATCGCGGGCCTCCTCGGCGAGCTCGACGCGTCGCTTCGCGGCGGCGCCGACGAGCGGCGCGCGCGCCGACGCATCCTCGAGGAGATCGACACGCTCTGGCGCACGGCGCCGCTGCGCGCCGAGAAGCCCTCCCCGACCGACGAGGTGCGCGCCGTCATGGCCGTCTTCGACGACACCCTCTACACCGCCGTGCCGCACGTCTACCGCCGCGTGGACGACGCGCTGCAGGGGGTCGCCGCCGGGCGACGCGCTCCGATCGTCACCCCGTTCGTCCGGATCGGATCCTGGGTGGGCGGCGACCGGGACGGCAACCCCTTCGTCACGGCCAAGGTGACCCGCAAGGCGGCGGCAATCGCCTCGGAGCACGTGCTCCGGGGGCTCGAGCGCACGACCGAGCGGGTGGGCCGCGGCCTCACCCTCGACGCCGAGACGACGCCCCCGAGCGACGCGCTCGTCGCACTGTGGCACCGCCTGCGCGCCGCCGACGAGGACGCGGCCGCCGACATCGCCAAGCGCTCCCCCGGCGAGCCGCACCGCCGCATCCTGCTCCTCATCGCCCGCCGCATCGCGGCGACCCGCACGCGCAACGCCGACCTCGCGTATCGCGCCCCCGACGAACTGCTCGCCGACCTTCGCACGGTGCAGGACTCCCTCGCCGCGGCGGGGGCCGGTCGTCACGCGTTCGGCGGCCTGCAGCACCTCATCTGGCAGGTCGAAACGTACGGGTTCCACCTCACCGAGCTCGAGGTCAGGCAGCACTCCCAGGTGCACCGCACCGTCCTCGCCGAACTCGACGAGCTCGACGGACGCGGAGGCGGCGAGCGCAGCGAGCTCGCCGAGGAGGTGCTCGACGTCTTCCGCTCGATCGCCTTCGTCCAGGAGCGGTTCGGACCGCGCGCCGCCGGGCGCTACATCGTCTCGTTCACGCAGTCGGCCGAGGACCTCGCCAATGTGCACCGCCTCGCCCGATATGCCGTGGGCCCCGACGCCGAGCCCCCGGTGCTCGATGTGATCCCGCTGTTCGAGACGTTCGCCGACCTGCGGGCAGCCCCCGGCATCCTCGCCGAGATCGCCCGGCACCCCGAGTTCGCGGCCCGCCTGGAGGAGACCGGACGCCGCCTCGAGGTCATGCTCGGGTACTCCGACTCCTCGAAGGACGTCGGCCCCGTGGCGGCGAACCTGGCGCTCTACGAGGCCCAGGCCGAGATCTCGGCCTGGGCGCGCGAGAGCGGCATCGAGCTGACCCTCTTCCACGGGCGCGGCGGAGCC is a genomic window containing:
- a CDS encoding NAD(P)/FAD-dependent oxidoreductase, which gives rise to MTSSVNSTATSAPAVPKILVVGGGYAGFYTAWKLEKTLRKGEAEITVVDPLPYMTYQPFLPEVAAGSIEARHSVVALRRHLKRSTVITAKVTGIDHAHKLATITPPVGEPWQQEYDQIVVTAGAVSRTFPIPGIADNAIGLKSIEEAVAIRDRLMSNFDKAALLPPGPERDRLLTVVVVGGGFAGIEVFAELRSLASALLGAYPQLTFDDTHFHLIEAMGRIMPEVSLATSEKVLAELAQRGAFVHLDTQVKGAVDGNVELSTGDVIPTDLIIWTAGVMANPQVVRGSDLPVEERGRIVTRPDLRVGTDEEIVEGAWAAGDVSAVPDLTGGGVGGFCVPNAQHAVRQGKLLAKNITAVLRGEAPRDYVHKNLGAVAGLGLGRGAFQKGKIGFTGPLAWLAHRGYHGLAMPTWERKLRVIGGWCNNLLLGRDLVNLQTVQNPRYVFEEFAARPRPAQPPVTPPAEPRGAGKEADKPEAVDAAKAAASR
- the eno gene encoding phosphopyruvate hydratase, which encodes MALIEAVGAREILDSRGNPTVEVEVLLDDGIVQRAAVPSGASTGAFEAYELRDGDKKRYGGKGVQKAVAAVIDELGPAIEGIDASEQRVIDEILIATDGTENKQRAGANAILGVSLAVAKAAADSADLPLFRYLGGPNAHLLPVPLFNVINGGEHADNGIDFQEYFLAPIGADTYAESLRWGTEVYHVLKGELKAAGFSTGLGDEGGFAPDLPSNREGLDFLMKAIEKAGFTPGQDIAVGLDVAATEFFSDGVYTVEGKAWSADQLTDYFADLVANYPIVTIEDALAEDDWDAWKSLTDAIGSKVQLVGDDLFVTNPDRLQRGLDLGVANALLVKVNQIGTLSETLDAIALATQNGYRSMLSHRSGETEDTTIADLAVATNAGQIKTGAPARSERVAKYNQLLRIEEELGEAAEFAGRRAFPRYKG
- a CDS encoding TerC family protein, which produces MNVTPLVWIITIAVTIAFFVYEFFAHVRKPHEPTIGESARWSAFYIALALLFGVGIGVVSGWDFGGEYFAGYLTEKALSIDNLFVFLLVMAGFAVPKAYQQKVLMIGIVIALILRGAFIAVGATLIENFSWIFYLFGALLLFLAWRQAFSDHEDNPVDGRFMRFVRRHLRVTDEYRGDRLTVREGGVLFVTPMMLTIIAIGFVDLIFAVDSIPAIYGLTNEAYIVFTANAFALMGLRQLFFLIGGLLERLVYLAQGLAVILAFIGVKLVFHALHVNELPFVNGGRAVEWAPEIPIWFSLLFIGATIAVATAASLIKTRRDARGLDARVEEVRGEGVEGEIRYDDEAARATDRGRSTD
- a CDS encoding LemA family protein encodes the protein MWEWLVPILIVVALVVIIGIYLWATYNSLVALSARVDEAWSDITVQLKRRADLLPSLIETVKGYAAHERGVFESVTQARAETLAAEGPAQSGIAEGHMQRALKSLFAVAEAYPQLQASQNYLQLQHAVVDTEDKVQASRRFYNGGVRELNTKIKVFPSALFARRLGFREREFFEVENGAAISEPPRIQF
- a CDS encoding DUF501 domain-containing protein, translated to MSTPPYDPPTEAELAVVRAQLGRPARGVIGIAARCACGNPTVVATAPRLPDGTPFPTFYYLTHPGATAAMSELEATHVMAQLQDDLDADDDMRAAYAAAHRAYLDDRAPYGDVPEVAGISAGGMPTRVKCLHALAGHALAAGPGVNPIGDLALARSRWSPELCVCAEPGPRG
- a CDS encoding septum formation initiator family protein, whose amino-acid sequence is MAKRPAPPSGLFGGPVPGAAPRTPDAAGPAGAPRAARRRGARRDEGRAPRRQVDVRGWLGGIRLSGFMVVMMGLVVLAAFVLVPTVGTFVQQRQNIAALEASVTAAEADVAELEAQQERWGDPAYITTQARERLYYTRPGEVVYLVLNDLDASLLPAEETPVSAEVTETRTDWMTQLLGSVTQAGLSATVRQTHSAPREGGTPAG
- a CDS encoding S8 family serine peptidase: MRVARASFAALVALALALAPAAPAAATAAALVPTTAAPAFPDDPADPIRQAEYWLDSLGIRAAWQTTRGAGQTIAIIDTGIGAGPPEFAGAVVGGTDVSGSGSSDGRTPVGAVDANHGSWVASLAAGRGTGDGTGMIGVAPEASLLSISLGFGQAGRVPFVEQVATAITWAVDQGATVINLSFTTNTLDWDPLWDEAFQYAFDNDVVIVVAAGNRGSGTTLVGAPATIPGVLTVGGVDPSGAASVEASTQGITIGVSAPSEELLGVSADGRIVRWSGTSGAAPIVAGVAALVRAAHPRLDLAGVVNRLVQTATPAPAASARPDPLYGYGIVNAQAAVEAEVAPVSANPMGDLAEWIRLYRRADVDPQPEQTDESAAEIPPLPPADPPSERASALLPSADSLRYGTLPLVAGTVAGILVALGVTAAVRRIRSARTQPRSTP